The DNA segment ATGAAGCTATGTTGGCACAACGCTATGCCATGCCTTTACTTGCTGATGCAGCGGCTATTTGTCGTACACCTATCATCGAAGATCTCTATGGGAAAATAACCGCGCCAACCGGAGAAAGTTTAATTAACGCCTTTGCACGGATGATTTCCAGTGCAATACGTGAGTATCCGATTTTATCCCGCGTGACCCGTTTTGATTTGGGTGAAGCAAGGATAGTCTCATTAGATTTAGATGAAGTGGCAAAAAGCGGTGGCGATGCTGCGGATAGACAAACAGCAGTGATGTATATGTTGGCACGTTATGTATTAGCGCGACATTATTATTTAAGTGAAGAAAATTTAAGTGATATTGCCAGTCAATATCGAGATTACCATAAGCAACGGATTGCCGAATTACGCGAAGATCCTAAACGCATGGTATTCGACGAATTTCACCGTACCTCAAAAGCTAAAGCCGTTCGTGATCAAGTGATAGTGGATATGCGTGAGGGTCGTAAATGGAATATTCAAATTGCATTACTTTCTCAATCCTTAGATGATTTTGATGAAGTGATGGTAGAGTTTGCAACCTCTATTTATATTATGGATGCGGGTCCTGCTCAATCGGTAGAAAAATCGGTAGAAACCTTTGGTTTGTCACCCACCGCTAAAATTGCATTGCGAACACGTGTACACGGTCCCCGTGAAGGTGGGGCTACCTTCTTAGCACAATTTGCTACAAAAGAAGGTATGAATACCCAATTGTTAACCTTAACCTTAGGCCCTATCGAGTTATGGGCATTTAGTACTACGGTAGAAGATGTTAATTTACGTAATCGACTTTATCATCATTTAGGGCCGGTTGAAGCGCGACGCGTATTAGCACGTTTGTTTCCCAATGGTAGTATTAAAAAATTAGTAGAAAGACGTTTAGCAAGCATAAAAGAAGAACAGGGTGTCATCACTGAAGATTCTAGTTTAGGAATTATCGAACAAATTACCTCTGAAATTCTGGTTAATTACAACAAAGATCCAGAATTATCTACACTACCGGTCACTTAACAACATTAACAACAAGGATGTGTCACTATGATGATGGACAACCAGGATAGTAGTTTTGTTTTTTTACACGAAGAAGAAGTCAATCAATCTAAGCATGAAGCACTCCGTCATATCCGTTTTGGAAATAATAGTTTAGATAAGCAATTTGAGCGTGATATTGAATTAATGAGTCTAGCGATTGTGCAGAGTGGTCCATCCGAGCAAGACAAAATTAAAGCCGATATTTTATTAAAAAGTATGCTGTTATTATTCTTTGGGCGTGTCTGTTATCGGCATGTTTCCGATCAACGTTTCTATCCTTTTAATACATTAAACGCTTATTTCAAACAATCTAAGTTAATGCATTTTCCTATTGCAGCTATTTTACTACATGGGAGTCGGGCGCTGATAGAATTCCCTTCCGAGATCGCACCTGCATTAATAAATTGGCTTATCATTGACAAAAGTAGTTGGCGTTATCTGGCAACGCATGGCATTAGTGCATTAACAGAAGCTGAGGGGATAGCAAAAAATTATCCAGAGAAACAACCGAAGTTTCCATTACGGAAATATTTAAAGGAGCAAAAAGTCAGTAGTACACACGCTGCGATTAACTTATTATCGAATTCTATTTCAGGATTAAACACTTATTTTAATCTTACTTCCACTGCGCATTTGCAAAATAAAATGGATAGTGCTGAACATTTTGGCATCAATTTAGCATTGGGCGGGGTTGGTAACCAACATTTTGCTTCAAAACATATTATTCAAAATAATGGTGAAAATGGTCATTTATATATTAATGTTTATCAAGGTCTGACTCAACAATCTGGATTATTGTTAGGCATAGAACAATCAGCTCCAGGAAAACCTGATCAATACGGTGGCAAGCATGATTTAAGTGTAACTGATAAAGCTTATAGTGCTTCAGGAGGAGATTTTTTCTGTAAAAACCCCGTTTTGCCAGAAATATATCAAAAAGATTATCGTGGATTAACTCTTCTACCTTTTGCTAATTATTATGATAATTTCTGGAATTTTGTAACAGAAGATGCATTTGCTTTAATCAAAAGCAATTTCGAAAAGTGCAAATGTTTATTAATTTTATTAACACAAGAAAAAAGTCTTGCATTTATTAAGGAAATTCTTACAGCAGTGGGTGGCGCCAGCCAAAAAGACTTTAATATATTGTTTGCTAGCTATTTTCAAGAAATTCCACAAATTAAAATAAAAATTAAACAGAGCAATGCATTAGATCAGTTAAAAACTCTACAACAGCAAATCCAGTTATTAAAAATTGAAAAACAAAGGCTAGAAAGCAATGCTAAAGCTGATTTGTTGAGTATGAAAGCAGAAATACAATTGATAAAAAATACTATAAAAAACCAACCGTATAAAGAATTTACTATCCTTAGAGAACAGTTACAAATCTTAGCCATTAAAAAAAACAAGTTCGAAAAAAATAACCAAGAATTGTTTAATGAATTAATCATACAACGTGAACAAACCCTTCAATTGCAAAATGATAAACAAACTTTATTATTAGCGAATCAAACACATAGGTTTATGCATGCTGTAATTAATCAGATGGGTTGGTTTGCCAATATATCACAGAAAAAAAAGATCTTACAGGCTTTACAGGAAAAAATGCAGGCGCATCAAATAAACACAGAACAACTAAAGTATTTGTTAATAAATTTTATCAGTGTCAGTCTAATCAATCGATTTTATTCTAACACTGAAACCCATACTGCAAAAGCATGTTTATCGTACTTAAACGATCCGGAATATCAATCCTTAGCAGGATTTTTTGAGATGGGTTACCCCATTCAGTATAAGGATTTACTAGACTTGGTGTCTAAAAATCGATATAAATTTTATCAAAAAGAAAGCTCGAGAGAATATCAATTTGATGAAAATAATTTCCGCCTAGCAACACAGCAAGTCATGTTTTAACTAAAAGTTATTCAGAAATAATTTTGGGATTGTTTGTTGTTCTTACTGTGTTAAATTAGTAATATGAGTGTTGTTAATTTTATTAAAATAAGTCTAAGGAAAGATAATCTATGTTTGAAAATGATTTAACAATTAATGAAGAACTTTTATTACGTCGACATGCAGCTAAAGGTGAGCTTGAAAAAGTTCAAGACATTTTAAATCGAAATAAAATAAACCCAAATTTTAATATAAATGCGCAAAGTTCAAATGGGAATACGGCCTTGCATTGGGCATGTTCTAAAGCAGTAGAAAATGCTAATGGCTACTCTAAAGAATATAGTAAAATTGTTCAATTGCTTATTCAGGATGATGCCGATCATCGAATAAAAAATAAACTTGGACAAATACCGCTGGATTTTTTACAGGGTTTGCATGTAACAGTGCCTGGACCTGAAGGGTCTTCACACAAAGGATCAACTGAAAATTCCTGTTATTTCGAATTTATAAGCGCACTATTAAGAAAAGAATGCGTGAAAATTACTTTGCCTGAAGAACTTGAAGGGGAACTGGCAGGAGAGACAGCCTTTTATTTCATTATTGATTCACTAAAACTAGCTGATTTTTTACCGCCGGATGAGCAACAAGAGACGGTTACCATTCTAAGTTTAGCGTGTGGTATCTCTACCGAAATTCTACCGCTTATGCTGTATTTTCAATATCAAAATAAAAAAATAAACTATGTTGGGGTAGATAACAATGATGCCATTATCGAGGATAATAAAAAAAGATATGCGGCTTACGAAAATATACAATTTATCTGTGCAGATGCTGCCAATCTCGATGAAATAACCACGCAAATTGTTCCGAATTCTATCGATATGGGAATACTGCGTAATGGTGACTTTACCGAACTCCGTAATAGGCAGAACATATTTTGCCAAATAATCGATGAAATATTTCCAAATGTTTTAAAACCTAACTTTCCATTGTTAGTAAGTTTTCAAACTAAACAGGAGTTAGAAATATGTACGCAAAAAACTCAAATTATTCAAAATTTTAAAAAATTTAAAGGTAATAATTTTTGTGATATTGGTTCTCTATGTCTTATTTCTGGGCAGTATCAAAATAAAACAGTGTTTAGTTATTCGGATAGATATACAGCTATTTTAAATTTAGAAAAAATCAATGAGCAGGAACAAATGCAAATAAGACAATTTTCTAAATAAGCTTAATCTTGAATGATTTCGATGCGCAATGCATGGATTTCTTTGCGCATCGTGTCACCTAAGGCAGCATAAACAAGTCGGTGGCATTCAACTAAGGGTTTATTTTGAAACAATGGCGACGAGATTCTCACTGCAAAATGACCGGCGCCGGCATTGGCATGGCCGATGTGTTGATCACCTTCGTCAATGATATCCAAAAAAGTGGGTGCGAGCGCCTGATAGAGTTTTTTTTGAATTGTGGCAGTGGTATCGTGTGTAGAGTTATTTTTCATGTTTTTTCATCGGATCGAATATAACGCGCCAAATAAATAGCTTGCACGAGTATAAATACAAACGTAATCCCCAACAAGCCAAATAATTTAAAATTCACCCAGGTATTGGTATCAAATGTATAAGCGACCCATAAATTAATACCGCCCATTAAGGTGAAAAATATAATCCAATTTCTATTTAAAGATGACCAAAGGTGAGCAGGTAAGACCACATTAGTTTCTAGCAAATGCTGAATTAACGGTTTTTTTCCAAAATATTGAGTCACTAATGCGCTGCAAGCGAGTAACCAATAAAGAGCAGTGGGTTTCCATTTAATGAATAATTCATTATGCAGCAATAAGGTGCCTCCTCCAAAGAAGAGGATGAGGACTAAGCTAATAAGTTGTATACTAGGTACAGTACGGTGCTTAATCCAGTAACTGATGACTTGTAACAAACTGATAATAATAGCAGCTGCGGTTGCTACATAGATGCCAAAAAGCTTGTAAGCGATAAAAAAGACCACTATGGGCAGAAAATCGAAGAGTAAGCGCATGAAATGAAGGTAGTAGAAATTCGATAGTATCTTAGTATACCCCCAGTTGTTGGGTTTCTGTCAAGGTGCTGCGAACTTGTTTAGGAAAGGGTTAATAAAGTGAGCCAGTTTCTCAAAATTCATCCAGAAAATCCCCAGCTGCATTTAATACGGTTGGCAGCGAATACGTTGATGAAAGAAGGAGTAATTGTTTATCCGACTGACTCCGCTTACGCTTTAGGCTGTCAATTAGGTAACAAAAAAGGCTTACAGAGGATTAGGCAAATACGTCAACTAAAAGATCAACATTGCTTGACTTTACTGTGTCGTGATATTTCAGAAATGGCACTCTTCGCTCAACTAGAAAACCCTATTTTTCGTTTAATAAAAGCCAATACACCGGGTCCATATACTTTTTTATTGCCTGTTACCTCACATGTACCACGCTATTTAATCAATTCGAAACGTAAAACCATCGGTATAAGAATTCCCGATAATAAAATTGTCCATGCGCTCTTAGAAATGATCGATCAACCCTTAGTGAGTACGACCTTGATTTTGCCCGATACCGATTTACCTTTAATCGAACCAGAAGCGCTCAGTGACATTTTAGGTAAGCGCGTCGATTTAGTGATTGATGGAGGTTTTTGCGGCTTAGAACCAACCACCGTGATTGATTTATCCACCCATACACCAGAAATTATTCGTTGTGGTAAGGGAGATATTAAGCCATTTCAATCTATTTAATATATACTCTTTGCACTCGAATTTTTGTCTGTGTTGCCGCTCAATTCTCAACCCTTTTACGGCACTTGCCAAAAATCCAATTGCTGTGACTATAAAAATTAAGAGTAATTTATGAAAGTTCGTACTCGTTTCGCACCTAGCCCCACGGGTTATTTACATATCGGTGGTGTTCGCACCGCATTATATTCCTGGTTGTACGCAAAAAAACAACAAGGACAATTTATTTTACGTATTGAAGATACGGATACTGAACGATCGACTGCAGCAGCGACCGATGTTATTTTACAAGGCTTGGAATGGTTAGGTTTAGATTATGACGAGGGTCCAATCTTTCAAAGTCAACGTTTAGCCCGCTACCAAGAAGTCTTAGAGCAATTATTAAAAGAAAATAAGGCATATCGTTGTTATTGTTCTAAAGAACGCTTAACTGAATTGCGCGAAAAGCAATTAGCTGAACATCAAAAGCCCCGATATGATGGTCATTGTCGGAACCGATCGGCGATATTACCTCATCAAAGTTATGTTGTGCGCTTTTGTAATCCTTTAAACGGTGCAGTCATTGTTGACGATCAAGTCCATGGCCAAGTTATTTTTCAGAATAGTGAATTAGATGATTTAATTATTGCGCGCAGCGATGGCTCGCCCACCTATAATTTTACTGTCGTCGTTGATGATAATGATATGCATATTACGCATGTGATACGTGGCGATGATCATTTAAATAATACACCAAGACAAATCAATATATTATTAGCGTTAGGTGCAAATTTACCCGTGTATGCCCATTTACCGATGATCTTAGGTAGTGATGGTAAAAAGCTGTCGAAACGAACCGGCGCAGCCAATATTTTACAATATCGAGATGAAGGTTATTTAAAGGACGCGGTCTTAAATTATTTGGTTAAATTAGGTTGGTCCCATGGCGATCAAGAAATTTTCTCACGCACAGAAATGATTGAGCTTTTTGATTTGCATCATTTAAATAAAGCGCCCGCTGCGATTAATCCCGATAAGCTCATTTGGTTAAATCAGCATTATTTAAAGACTGATGACGCAAAACAAATTGCACTATTATTAGCTAAAGAATTCCAGCGCTTAGCGATTAACACCGAAAATGGACCTGATTTAATTGACGTGGTGGTTTTGCAACGTGAACGTGTAAAAACTTTAGTTGAAATGGCTGAGAAAAGTATTTATTTTTATTTAGCTCCTCGCTTGGATAAACTGACTATTTCCGAGGATGTTCTGGCTGTATTGAGAATTTTACAAGATCGTTTTCAAGCAGTTAGCGTTTGGACAGACGAATCAATACATACAGCATTAATTGAAACAGCTGAAGCGCTTTCTTTAAAATTAGGCAAAGTTGCACAGCCTTTGCGTTGGGCCATTACAGGTGGCAATATATCGCCACCTATGAACGCGACATTGCATTTACTCGGTAAGAAAAAAGTTTTAGCCCGTTTGCAAACTCTGTTGAATTGACGCTGTTTAGTCTTATAAAAGCTGAAAATAATTTGACAGATTTTTCTTATTCAGCTTAAAATGCCCATCATTGGGGCTATAGCTCAGCTGGGAGAGCGCTTGCATGGCATGTAAGAGGTCAGCGGTTCGATCCCGCTTAGCTCCACCAATCAAATCAAACTCCACTCAGCTTAATGTTTTTTGGAAACTCTCCTATAAAATTTTTGCAGAAACTGTACCTTTGATATAACGACAGTCGGATGTAAGAGCTTAAGCTTACCTTTTAACGTATTTCATGACGGAGAATCTTATTTAAATAAAATACTTTTTTTTATTTTAAAAATACGATACCCTGCGCAAACAATAAATATATTAAAGAGATAAAAAAGCTAA comes from the Rickettsiella endosymbiont of Rhagonycha lignosa genome and includes:
- a CDS encoding BolA family protein is translated as MKNNSTHDTTATIQKKLYQALAPTFLDIIDEGDQHIGHANAGAGHFAVRISSPLFQNKPLVECHRLVYAALGDTMRKEIHALRIEIIQD
- a CDS encoding septation protein A; protein product: MRLLFDFLPIVVFFIAYKLFGIYVATAAAIIISLLQVISYWIKHRTVPSIQLISLVLILFFGGGTLLLHNELFIKWKPTALYWLLACSALVTQYFGKKPLIQHLLETNVVLPAHLWSSLNRNWIIFFTLMGGINLWVAYTFDTNTWVNFKLFGLLGITFVFILVQAIYLARYIRSDEKT
- a CDS encoding L-threonylcarbamoyladenylate synthase, giving the protein MSQFLKIHPENPQLHLIRLAANTLMKEGVIVYPTDSAYALGCQLGNKKGLQRIRQIRQLKDQHCLTLLCRDISEMALFAQLENPIFRLIKANTPGPYTFLLPVTSHVPRYLINSKRKTIGIRIPDNKIVHALLEMIDQPLVSTTLILPDTDLPLIEPEALSDILGKRVDLVIDGGFCGLEPTTVIDLSTHTPEIIRCGKGDIKPFQSI
- the gltX gene encoding glutamate--tRNA ligase; amino-acid sequence: MKVRTRFAPSPTGYLHIGGVRTALYSWLYAKKQQGQFILRIEDTDTERSTAAATDVILQGLEWLGLDYDEGPIFQSQRLARYQEVLEQLLKENKAYRCYCSKERLTELREKQLAEHQKPRYDGHCRNRSAILPHQSYVVRFCNPLNGAVIVDDQVHGQVIFQNSELDDLIIARSDGSPTYNFTVVVDDNDMHITHVIRGDDHLNNTPRQINILLALGANLPVYAHLPMILGSDGKKLSKRTGAANILQYRDEGYLKDAVLNYLVKLGWSHGDQEIFSRTEMIELFDLHHLNKAPAAINPDKLIWLNQHYLKTDDAKQIALLLAKEFQRLAINTENGPDLIDVVVLQRERVKTLVEMAEKSIYFYLAPRLDKLTISEDVLAVLRILQDRFQAVSVWTDESIHTALIETAEALSLKLGKVAQPLRWAITGGNISPPMNATLHLLGKKKVLARLQTLLN